From Toxorhynchites rutilus septentrionalis strain SRP chromosome 2, ASM2978413v1, whole genome shotgun sequence, a single genomic window includes:
- the LOC129765033 gene encoding spectrin beta chain isoform X4, with translation MTTDISVVRWDPSQGPGQEYIDEYEYDGGNSSSRLFERSRIKALAEERESVQKKTFTKWVNSHLVRVNSRIGDLYVDMRDGKNLIKLLEVLSGERLPRPTKGKMRIHCLENVDKALQFLRDQRVHLENIGSHDIVDGNASLNLGLIWTIILRFQIQDITIEETDNKETKSAKDALLLWCQMKTAGYHNVNVRNFTTSWRDGLAFNAIIHKHRPDLVQFDKLTKNNPIQNLNNAFNVAEEKLGLTKLLDAEDVFVEHPDEKSIITYVVTYYHYFSKLKQETVQGKRIGKVVGIAMDNDRMISEYESLTSELLKWIEVTIVQLGDRQFANSLVGVQQQLAQFSNYRTVEKPPKFVEKGNLEVLLFTLQSKMRANNQKPYTPKEGKMISDINKAWERLEKSEHERELALREELIRQEKLEQLAARFNRKATMRETWLSENQRLVSTDNFGFDLAAVEAAAKKHEAIETDIFAYEERVQAVVAVWNELEVERYHDMERIAARKENVLRLWNYLLELLRARRMRLEFSIQLQQNFQEMIYILDSMEEIKQRLLTDDYGKHLMGVEDLLQKHSLVEADINVLGERVKQVVQNSQKFLGDEEGGYKPCDPSIIVDRVQRLEDAYAELCKLAVERRSRLEESRKLWQFYWDMADEENWIKEKEQIVSTDEIGHDLTTVNLLLSKHKALEKEINSHEQQLMAVSTVGDELVRQGHFGADRIDERLKEILTMWNNLLDLTVSRRKRLENAVEYFQLFADADDIDNWMLDALRLVSSEDVGRDEANVQSLLKKHKDVADELKNYAETLDQLHTQANNLILNEPEQQKVQERLAAIDARYKELMELAKLRKQRLLDALSLYKLISESDGVEQWISEKERMLQTMVPGKDIEDVEIMKHRYDGFDKEMNANASRVAVVNQLARQLLHVEHPNSEEIIEKQNHLNLSWSKLREQAESKRDDLKSAHGVQTFYIECRETISWIEDKKRILTETDSLQMDLTGVMTLQRRLSGMERDLAAIQAKLTALESEADAIEGEHPEEAALIRERVAQIQVIWEQLTHMLKERDSKLEEAGDLHRFLRDLDHFQAWLTKTQTDVASEDTPTSLPEAEKLLNQHQSIREEIDNYTEDYTKMMVYGEGLTSEPTQTEDPQYMFLRERLKALKDGWEELHQMWENRQVLLSQSLDQQLFNRDARQAEVLLSQQEHVLSKDDTPVNLEQAENQLKRHEAFLTTMEANDDKINTIVAVAEQLSEKHHFDSDKIGKRAESIAHRRDDNRNRAVELHEKLKNQVKLHEFLQDIEELTEWVQEKYITAQDDTYRSAKTVHSKWTRHQAFEAEIAANKERLHEAQKAAQELMVEKPEFKEIIEPKLQDLAKNFDELETSTKEKGALLFDAKREVIVQQSADDIDSWMDDLEKQIINTDTGNDLTSVNILMQKQQVIQTQMAVKARQVEELEKQTEVLTKTAPQDVLEPIVEKKQAVNARFEKIKAPLVERQRQLEKKKEAFQFRRDVEDEKLWIDEKIPLANSQEYGNSLFNVHVLKKKHQSLNTEIDNHEPRIMTICNNGQKLIDEGHEDASQFADLISQLTQKWQELKDAIDNRHKQLDQSEKVQQYFFDAAEAESWMSEQELYMMVEDRGKDEISAQNLMKKHETLEQSVEDYADTIRQLGETARQLTSEQHAYSDQVSVKQSQLDKLYAGLKDLAGERRARLDEALQLFMLNREVDDLEQWIAERELVAGSHELGQDYDHITLLWERFNEFAQDTAAVGSERVAKANGIADDLIHAGHSDSATIAEWKDGLNESWQDLLELIETRKAMLAASRELHKFFHDCKDVLGRIIEKQHGVSDELGRDAGSVSTLQRKHQNFIQDLMTLHSQVQQIQEESTKLQAAYAGEKAREITNREHEVLAAWANLQGMCDARKNKLADTGDLFKFFNMVRTLMLWMEDVVRQMNTSEKPRDVSGVELLMNNHQSLKAEIDTREDNFSVCLALGKELLSRNHYASADIKERLLQLTNSRNALLHRWEERWENLQLILEVYQFARDAAVAEAWLIAQEPYLMSTELGHTIDEVENLIKKHEAFEKSAAAQEERFSALERLTTFELKEMKRRQEAAEEAERQRLQAEAEAKAAAEADAEAARQAEAAARDAADAPGSPHSTREQETAVIDTTTIISSTPRRHSATPKERSASSASASASKVSRRSRSKSPFRSFRWKRGSSKAEVSDDEGDRPSPGGVDEGAQEGILTRKHEWESTTKKASNRSWDKVYSVARNGRLTFYKDQKSTKAVPEQTFRGEPPLELKGAQIEIATDYTKKKHVFRIKLSNGGEFLLQCHDDAEMNQWVTALKAQCELEASGEGRSLTLPASSQKDEQKRRSFFTLKKN, from the exons ATGACGACTGACATCTCGGTAGTACGATGGGATCCCAGCCAGGGCCCTGGCCaggaatatatcgacgaatacgAATACGATGGGGGCAACTCCAGTTCACGGCTTTTCGAGCGGTCACGAATCAAAGCTTTAGCGG AGGAGCGTGAGAGTGTTCAGAAAAAGACGTTTACAAAATGGGTCAACTCGCACTTGGTGCGAGTGAACAGTCGAATCGGAGACCTGTACGTTGATATGCGGGATGGCAAAAATCTAATTAAGCTGTTGGAAGTATTATCCGGGGAGCGTCTGCCACGGCCGACCAAGGGCAAAATGCGTATTCACTGCCTCGAAAACGTAGACAAGGCGCTGCAGTTTCTACGGGATCAGCGTGTCCACCTCGAGAACATTGGCTCACACGACATCGTGGACGGTAATGCCAGTTTAAATCTTGGATTAATCTGGACCATTATTCTACGATTCCAG ATTCAAGACATCACCATTGAGGAAACCGACAATAAAGAGACAAAATCCGCTAAGGATGCGCTGCTACTTTGGTGTCAGATGAAAACTGCCGGTTACCACAATGTGAACGTTCGCAATTTCACCACCTCCTGGCGAGATGGTCTTGCATTTAATgcaatcatacacaaacatcGACCGGATCTGGTTCAGTTCGATAAGCTAACGAAGAACAACCCAATTCAGAACCTGAACAATGCATTCAACGTGGCCGAGGAGAAGCTTGGTCTGACCAAGCTTCTGGACGCGGAGGATGTCTTCGTCGAACACCCGGATGAGAAGTCCATAATCACATACGTTGTCACATACTATCACTACTTCAGTAAGTTGAAGCAAGAAACTGTGCAAGGTAAACGTATCGGAAAGGTCGTCGGTATCGCTATGGATAATGACCGCATGATCAGCGAGTACGAATCGTTGACGAGCGAACTCCTGAAATGGATCGAAGTTACGATCGTTCAACTCGGAGATCGGCAGTTTGCCAACTCGCTCGTCGGTGTGCAGCAGCAGTTGGCACAGTTTTCCAACTATCGTACGGTGGAAAAACCACCCAAATTTGTGGAAAAAGGCAATCTGGAGGTGTTGCTTTTCACGCTGCAATCTAAAATGAGGGCAAACAATCAAAAGCCGTACACACCCAAggagggaaaaatgatttccgACATCAACAAAGCCTGGGAGCGTTTGGAGAAATCTGAACACGAGCGGGAGTTGGCGCTCCGGGAGGAGCTGATCCGACAGGAGAAGCTCGAACAGCTGGCTGCTCGTTTCAACCGGAAGGCAACCATGAGAGAGACTTGGCTTTCGGAAAATCAACGCCTGGTCAGTACCGATAATTTCGGATTCGATCTGGCTGCAGTGGAAGCAGCCGCCAAGAAGCATGAGGCTATCGAGACGGACATTTTTGCCTACGAAGAACGTGTTCAGGCCGTGGTGGCAGTCTGGAACGAGCTGGAAGTGGAACGTTACCACGATATGGAACGAATTGCAGCTCGCAAAGAAAATGTGTTGCGACTTTGGAACTACCTGCTGGAGCTGCTGCGCGCTAGAAGAATGCGACTGGAGTTCTCAATTCAGTTGCAGCAGAACTTCCAGGAAATGATCTACATCTTGGACTCGATGGAAGAAATAAAGCAGCGGCTGTTGACCGACGATTACGGCAAACATCTGATGGGGGTGGAAGATTTGCTGCAGAAGCATTCGCTTGTCGAGGCCGATATCAATGTGCTTGGCGAGCGGGTCAAGCAAGTCGTTCAGAACTCGCAGAAATTCTTGGGTGATGAGGAAGGTGGTTATAAGCCGTGTGATCCTTCCATCATTGTTGATCGTGTCCAGCGCTTGGAAGACGCTTACGCCGAACTGTGCAAATTGGCTGTTGAGCGTCGCTCGCGGTTGGAGGAGAGCCGTAAGCTGTGGCAGTTCTACTGGGATATGGCTGATGAGGAGAATTGGATCAAGGAGAAGGAACAGATCGTATCTACCGATGAAATTGGTCATGATTTGACCACGGTTAATTTGCTGCTGTCCAAGCATAAAGCCTTGGAGAAGGAAATCAATTCGCATGAGCAGCAGTTGATGGCTGTAAGCACTGTTGGAGATGAGCTGGTCCGCCAAGGACACTTTGGGGCGGATCGCATTGACGAACGTCTCAAGGAGATTTTGACAATGTGGAATAATCTTTTGGATCTCACAGTCTCACGTCGTAAACGGCTTGAAAATGCCGTTGAATACTTTCAGCTGTTTGCCGATGCGGATGATATCGATAACTGGATGTTGGACGCTTTGCGACTGGTTTCATCCGAGGATGTGGGTCGAGATGAAGCAAACGTCCAGAGTTTGTTGAAGAAACACAAAGACGTGGCTGATGAGCTTAAGAACTACGCCGAAACGCTCGATCAACTGCATACTCAGGCTAACAACTTGATTCTGAACGAGCCAGAGCAGCAGAAGGTTCAGGAGCGTCTCGCTGCTATTGATGCCCGCTACAAGGAACTCATGGAACTGGCGAAATTGCGCAAACAGCGACTTCTGGACGCACTCAGTTTGTACAAACTTATTTCGGAAAGCGATGGCGTCGAGCAATGGATCAGCGAGAAGGAACGTATGCTGCAAACCATGGTTCCGGGCAAGGATATCGAGGACGTGGAAATTATGAAGCATCGCTACGATGGATTCGACAAGGAAATGAATGCGAACGCTTCGCGAGTTGCTGTGGTCAATCAACTTGCCCGACAGCTGCTGCACGTTGAGCATCCAAATTCGGAGGAAATTATCGAAAAGCAGAACCATTTGAATCTAAGCTGGTCCAAGTTGCGTGAGCAAGCGGAAAGCAAACGCGATGATCTCAAGTCTGCCCACGGTGTCCAAACCTTCTATATTGAGTGTCGCGAGACAATCTCCTGGATTGAGGACAAGAAACGTATTCTCACTGAAACTGACAGCCTGCAGATGGACTTGACGGGTGTGATGACCCTGCAGCGCCGTTTGAGCGGAATGGAGCGTGATCTCGCCGCCATCCAGGCCAAATTGACGGCATTGGAAAGCGAAGCGGATGCCATTGAAGGAGAGCATCCCGAAGAGGCTGCATTGATCCGCGAGAGAGTAGCACAAATTCAGGTTATCTGGGAGCAATTGACACACATGTTGAAGGAACGCGATTCGAAGTTGGAAGAGGCTGGAGATCTGCATCGGTTCTTGCGCGATTTGGATCATTTCCAGGCGTGGTTGACCAAGACTCAAACGGACGTTGCGTCGGAAGATACACCCACATCGTTGCCCGAGGCTGAGAAGCTTCTTAACCAACACCAGAGCATACGCGAAGAAATCGATAACTACACGGAGGATTACACGAAGATGATGGTATATGGCGAGGGTCTTACTTCTGAACCAACCCAAACCGAGGATCCGCAGTACATGTTCTTGCGTGAACGTCTGAAGGCTCTGAAGGATGGATGGGAAGAACTGCACCAAATGTGGGAGAATCGGCAGGTCTTATTGTCACAAAGCTTGGATCAACAGCTATTCAATCGCGACGCTCGCCAAGCGGAAGTTTTGCTTAGCCAGCAGGAGCATGTTCTCAGCAAGGATGACACTCCAGTTAACCTAGAACAGGCAGAGAACCAGCTGAAACGTCACGAAGCGTTCCTCACCACTATGGAAGCTAATGACGACAAAATCAATACGATCGTCGCCGTTGCCGAACAGCTGTCTGAGAAACACCACTTCGATTCGGATAAAATTGGAAAACGTGCCGAGAGCATCGCTCACCGCCGGGATGATAACCGTAACCGGGCGGTCGAGTTGCACGAGAAGTTGAAGAACCAGGTTAAACTGCACGAATTCCTGCAGGATATTGAGGAGCTAACCGAGTGGGTACAGGAGAAGTACATTACCGCCCAAGATGACACATACCGCAGCGCTAAAACCGTCCACAGCAAATGGACCCGTCATCAAGCTTTCGAGGCTGAGATTGCCGCCAACAAGGAGCGTCTCCATGAAGCCCAAAAAGCAGCCCAAGAACTTATGGTTGAGAAACCTGAGTTCAAGGAAATCATCGAACCCAAGCTGCAAGATTTAGCTAAGAACTTCGATGAGCTTGAAACAAGCACCAAAGAGAAGGGAGCTCTTCTGTTCGATGCCAAACGCGAAGTCATTGTCCAACAGAGCGCCGATGATATCGATTCTTGGATGGATGATCTGGAGAAACAAATCATCAATACCGATACCGGAAACGATTTGACTTCGGTGAACATTCTCATGCAGAAGCAACAAGTTATTCAAACCCAAATGGCCGTCAAGGCTCGCCAAGTTGAAGAACTTGAGAAACAGACCGAAGTTCTCACCAAGACGGCTCCCCAAGATGTGCTGGAACCAATCGTGGAGAAGAAACAAGCGGTCAATGCACGATTCGAGAAGATCAAGGCACCACTGGTCGAACGCCAGCGTCAGCTCGAGAAAAAGAAGGAAGCGTTCCAGTTCCGCCGAGATGTCGAGGATGAAAAGCTGTGGATCGACGAGAAAATACCACTGGCCAACTCCCAGGAATATGGCAATTCTTTGTTCAATGTGCACGTGTTGAAGAAAAAACATCAGTCGCTGAACACCGAAATCGATAATCACGAGCCAAGAATTATGACTATTTGCAACAACGGACAGAAACTGATCGATGAAGGACACGAGGATGCCTCCCAGTTTGCGGATCTCATCAGTCAGCTCACCCAGAAATGGCAGGAACTCAAGGACGCGATCGACAATCGTCACAAGCAACTGGATCAGTCCGAGAAGGTACAGCAATACTTCTTCGACGCCGCTGAAGCTGAATCGTGGATGAGCGAACAGGAACTGTACATGATGGTCGAGGATCGTGGAAAGGATGAGATTTCGGCGCAAAATTTGATGAAGAAACACGAAACACTTGAGCAATCGGTGGAGGATTACGCTGACACCATTCGACAGTTGGGAGAGACTGCTCGTCAGTTGACATCCGAACAGCATGCCTACAGCGACCAAGTGTCGGTGAAACAATCTCAGCTGGACAAACTCTACGCTGGTTTGAAGGATCTTGCTGGCGAACGTCGCGCACGGCTGGATGAGGCTCTGCAACTGTTTATGCTGAACCGTGAAGTCGATGATCTTGAGCAATGGATCGCAGAACGTGAGTTGGTTGCAGGCTCGCATGAACTTGGCCAGGACTACGATCACATCACATTGCTTTGGGAACGGTTCAACGAGTTCGCCCAAGATACTGCCGCTGTCGGAAGTGAGCGGGTTGCTAAGGCAAATGGAATCGCGGATGACCTTATCCATGCCGGCCATTCGGATAGCGCAACGATAGCCGAATGGAAGGATGGTTTGAATGAGTCCTGGCAAGATCTGCTGGAACTTATCGAAACCAGGAAAGCTATGTTGGCGGCTTCACGCGAACTGCACAAATTCTTCCACGATTGCAAAGATGTCCTCGGTCGTATCATCGAGAAACAACATGGTGTTTCGGATGAGTTGGGACGTGATGCCGGATCCGTGTCGACGCTACAGCGAAAACATCAGAATTTCATTCAAGATCTTATGACACTTCATTCGCAAGTACAACAAATTCAGGAAGAATCCACCAAACTTCAGGCAGCTTACGCAGGCGAGAAGGCACGTGAAATCACAAACCGCGAGCATGAGGTCTTGGCTGCTTGGGCCAACCTTCAGGGGATGTGTGACGCGCGCAAGAACAAACTGGCAGACACCGGGGATCTGTTCAAATTCTTCAACATGGTTCGCACGCTGATGTTGTGGATGGAAGATGTTGTCCGGCAGATGAACACATCAGAAAAACCTCGCGATGTGTCCGGCGTTGAGCTGCTTATGAACAATCATCAAAGCTTGAAGGCGGAAATCGATACCCGCGAGGACAATTTCTCGGTGTGTTTGGCACTTGGAAAAGAGCTGCTGTCCAGAAATCATTACGCTTCCGCCGACATAAAGGAACGTCTGCTGCAGCTTACGAACAGCAGGAATGCTTTGCTGCACCGATGGGAAGAGCGTTGGGAGAATTTGCAGTTGA tTCTTGAGGTGTATCAGTTCGCTCGTGATGCCGCAGTTGCAGAAGCCTGGTTGATTGCACAAGAACCATATCTGATGTCGACAGAGCTTGGCCACACAATAGATGAAGTTGAAAATCTAATCAAGAAACATGAAgcgtttgaaaaatcggctgctGCACAGGAAGAACGTTTTAGTGCTTTGGAGCGATTGACAACG TTTGAGCTCAAAGAAATGAAACGTCGCCAGGAAGCAGCGGAAGAGGCAGAACGTCAACGCCTACAGGCCGAAGCCGAAGCGAAGGCAGCAGCGGAAGCCGATGCAGAAGCAGCAAGACAAGCGGAAGCTGCCGCACGTGATGCAGCTGATGCTCCAGGATCGCCACATTCCACCAGGGAACAGGAAACAG CAGTCATCGATACCACCACCATCATCAGTAGTACACCCCGAAGACACTCGGCGACACCAAAAGAACGCTCAGCAAGTTCCGCCAGCGCTTCGGCATCGAAAGTCAGTCGACGATCTCGCTCCAAGAGTCCATTCCGGAGTTTCCGCTGGAAGCGGGGAAGTTCTAAGGCTGAAGTATCGGATGACGAAGGAG